One genomic window of Phoenix dactylifera cultivar Barhee BC4 chromosome 6, palm_55x_up_171113_PBpolish2nd_filt_p, whole genome shotgun sequence includes the following:
- the LOC103702947 gene encoding transcription termination factor MTEF1, chloroplastic — protein sequence MALRLQLSPIPPPSAKPPKNPILKPRTAFTPLRPLYPTVLSSSTTAVGGDSGLRFREKLLYLEHDLGVDSSKALSLNPAVRAAPLSSLRSVADFLASFGLRPADSGRIFSMYPHLLTSDPAADLRPVFDFLLGLAAIPSADIRKAVVRCPRLLVCSVPGQLQPALYFLRRLGFVGQHRITCQTTVLLVSSVEGTLIPKLDYLQSLGFSYRETKKMVLRSPGLLTFSIENNFRPKVEFLVGEMGRELSELKEFPQYFSCSLEGKIKPRHRMLVENGFSLPLSEMLKVSDGEFRKRLVEMRLRPVGEKL from the coding sequence ATGGCGCTTCGTCTCCAGCTCTCCCCTATCCCTCCTCCCTCCGCCAAGCCCCCCAAAAACCCTATCCTTAAACCTAGGACCGCATTCACCCCTCTCCGGCCCCTCTACCCGAccgtcctctcctcctccaccaccgcCGTTGGCGGCGACTCGGGCCTCCGCTTCCGCGAGAAGCTCCTCTACCTCGAGCACGACCTCGGCGTCGACTCCTCCAAGGCCCTCTCCCTCAACCCTGCCGTCCGCGCcgcccccctctcctccctgcGGTCCGTCGCCGACTTCCTCGCCTCCTTTGGCCTCCGACCCGCCGACTCCGGACGCATCTTCTCCATGTACCCCCATCTCCTCACCTCCGACCCGGCCGCGGACCTCCGCCCCGTCTTCGACTTCCTTCTCGGCCTCGCCGCCATCCCGTCAGCCGACATCCGCAAGGCCGTCGTCCGCTGTCCCCGTCTTCTCGTCTGCAGCGTCCCCGGCCAGCTCCAGCCCGCCCTCTACTTCCTCCGGCGGCTCGGCTTCGTCGGGCAGCACCGGATCACCTGCCAGACCACCGTTCTCCTGGTGTCCAGCGTCGAGGGCACCCTTATCCCCAAGCTGGACTACCTCCAGAGCCTGGGATTCTCCTACAGGGAGACGAAAAAGATGGTCTTGAGGTCGCCGGGGCTGTTGACGTTCAGCATCGAGAACAATTTCCGGCCGAAGGTGGAGTTTTTGGTGGGGGAGATGGGGAGGGAGCTGTCGGAGCTGAAGGAATTCCCGCAGTACTTCTCATGTAGCCTGGAGGGGAAGATTAAGCCCCGGCATCGGATGTTGGTGGAGAATGGGTTCTCGTTGCCGCTGTCCGAGATGCTGAAGGTCAGTGATGGAGAGTTCAGGAAACGGTTGGTGGAGATGCGGCTGAGGCCTGTTGGCGAGAAGTTGTAG